A genome region from Streptomyces sp. S4.7 includes the following:
- a CDS encoding UvrD-helicase domain-containing protein: MPHLAFDIGFCAQLAKLQGTVKQGVFDAWEKFERLTLDELFKDPGLRLETLKSARDRHIRTIRIDQGTRGVVLAPDSGDTYVLLRVMPHDKAIDWAIKQKASINTVTRAVEIRDIAMLDELTPAYERIAPDADRRLFAKVSDGDLAALGIDDTTLRQARVLTDVEQLEVFAPYFPQDQREVLEYLAAGFTVEEVWRDVVSVSLSTTAPSDEPVDTADFATAIHRTRTRIALVTGSEELRDILDKPFAAWRVFLHPSQHKVAYRASYSGPAQVTGGPGTGKTVVALHRVRHLLGHLRDGDRILLTTYTNALVGALRSGLAALIEDEGLRDRVDIMTVDAFAGRVVSTSRRPLRGGEEESRWAEAAEAVGFAGTAQFLTQEYKHVILAQHLRSQEEYQACERRGRGSALPASARASVWRTVEEFTGRLAADGLRTYLGTCAEAADQLESDGPRYRHVVVDEAQDLHPAQWRLLRAAVPARPDDLFIAGDPHQRIYDSKVSLKTVGIKVAGRSTKMRKNYRSTHEILSWSTALLVGRPFAQLADDARNETLIGYRSALHGSGPDVYAAASEDAEFDALVERVRRWLDDGVAPGDIGVSARFNKTCDRAAERLRATGVAVVRPRGHASEDTDAVRIGTMHSFKGLEFRCVAVIGTHDGAMPYPGAITPVELDRLQHEADVTAERCLLFVACTRARDGLYVSWSGTPSPFLSEAGAA; this comes from the coding sequence ATGCCGCACCTTGCCTTCGACATCGGTTTCTGCGCACAGCTCGCCAAGCTTCAAGGCACCGTCAAACAAGGCGTGTTCGATGCCTGGGAGAAGTTCGAGCGGCTGACCCTGGACGAGTTGTTCAAGGACCCAGGGCTGAGGCTGGAGACGCTGAAGAGTGCGCGCGATCGGCATATCCGGACGATTCGGATCGATCAGGGAACGCGGGGAGTCGTCCTCGCGCCCGACAGCGGCGACACCTACGTACTTCTCCGGGTGATGCCACACGACAAGGCGATCGACTGGGCGATCAAGCAGAAGGCGAGTATCAACACGGTCACCCGTGCCGTCGAGATCCGTGACATCGCCATGCTCGACGAGCTGACGCCCGCCTACGAGCGCATCGCCCCCGACGCGGACCGGCGGTTGTTCGCCAAGGTCTCCGACGGGGACCTGGCGGCACTCGGGATCGACGACACCACCCTGCGGCAGGCTCGTGTTCTCACCGATGTCGAACAGTTGGAGGTCTTCGCGCCCTACTTCCCTCAGGACCAGCGCGAGGTTCTTGAGTACTTGGCCGCAGGCTTCACGGTGGAGGAGGTGTGGCGTGACGTCGTCTCCGTCAGTCTTTCGACGACCGCGCCGTCCGACGAGCCTGTGGACACCGCGGACTTCGCCACCGCGATCCACCGCACTCGCACCCGTATCGCTCTCGTCACCGGGTCCGAGGAACTGCGCGACATCCTGGACAAGCCCTTTGCCGCCTGGCGGGTCTTCCTTCACCCCTCACAGCACAAGGTCGCCTACCGGGCGTCCTACTCCGGGCCCGCCCAGGTCACCGGCGGCCCCGGTACGGGCAAGACGGTCGTTGCCCTCCACCGCGTACGGCATCTGCTCGGGCATCTGCGCGACGGTGATCGCATTCTGTTGACGACCTACACCAACGCACTCGTCGGTGCACTGCGCAGTGGCCTCGCGGCTCTGATCGAGGACGAGGGGCTCCGGGACCGGGTGGACATCATGACCGTGGACGCGTTCGCGGGCCGGGTCGTGTCCACCTCGCGTCGGCCACTTCGCGGCGGGGAGGAGGAATCTCGTTGGGCGGAGGCTGCCGAGGCCGTCGGGTTCGCCGGCACCGCGCAGTTCCTCACCCAGGAGTACAAGCATGTCATCCTCGCGCAGCACCTGCGCTCTCAGGAGGAATACCAGGCCTGCGAGCGCAGGGGGCGCGGCAGCGCCCTGCCGGCCTCGGCACGTGCGTCGGTTTGGCGCACCGTCGAGGAGTTCACCGGGCGGCTCGCCGCTGATGGACTACGCACCTATCTCGGTACCTGTGCCGAGGCCGCCGATCAGCTGGAGTCGGACGGCCCCCGTTACCGGCATGTGGTTGTCGACGAGGCGCAGGACCTGCATCCCGCGCAGTGGCGCCTGCTGCGGGCGGCTGTCCCGGCCCGTCCCGACGATCTCTTCATCGCGGGCGACCCCCACCAGCGCATCTACGACTCGAAGGTGTCTCTGAAGACTGTCGGGATCAAGGTCGCGGGCCGGTCGACGAAGATGCGTAAGAACTACCGCTCCACGCACGAGATCCTCAGTTGGTCCACCGCCCTCCTCGTGGGCCGCCCGTTCGCACAGCTGGCGGACGATGCCCGGAACGAGACGCTGATCGGTTACCGTTCCGCGCTGCACGGCAGCGGTCCGGACGTGTATGCCGCAGCGTCGGAGGACGCCGAGTTCGACGCGTTGGTGGAGCGTGTCCGCCGTTGGCTCGACGACGGGGTCGCACCTGGTGACATCGGCGTGAGCGCACGCTTCAACAAGACGTGCGACCGGGCCGCCGAGCGACTGCGTGCCACGGGTGTCGCTGTCGTACGGCCGCGCGGACATGCCTCAGAAGACACCGACGCCGTCCGGATCGGCACCATGCACTCCTTCAAGGGACTGGAATTCCGTTGCGTCGCGGTCATCGGGACGCACGACGGGGCAATGCCGTATCCGGGGGCGATCACTCCGGTCGAGCTGGACAGGCTTCAGCATGAGGCTGATGTGACGGCCGAACGCTGTCTGCTTTTCGTGGCGTGCACTCGAGCCCGGGACGGGCTGTACGTGTCGTGGTCGGGGACACCGAGTCCGTTTCTGAGCGAGGCAGGCGCTGCCTGA
- a CDS encoding CAP domain-containing protein, translated as MLDLVPGGNVFLPGGVLAIRVPGPFDLSVLITGDDGKVSGDGDFVFYNQPSAPGARLRGDTVTVDVGRLRAGASGVTVVVSAADPSVPLGGLPAPTLSVTRADKPGPSLARFTPPRPAHESVLLLAEIYRRGGGWKLRALGQGYADGLAGVARDFGIEVAEDSAPPAVSTPTVPGDGVVALVNAERSRSGAPPVSADARLTAAAQAHCAGMAAEGRLGAAPRSGASLFQRITAQGYTYLTVAEQLVSGPRTEADLLAYCLTDARMGRTVRDPALSQVGVGRARAPGGDIFWTAVWARPLTPHGLASVASDVVALTNAERTAARLRPLSDDPRLTTAAQAHSDEMVARGFYSHTSPDGRQPWDRAAAAGCTHRGTGENIACGQRSAAEVVRGWMDSPGHRANILKPDFTHIGIGFHGGGEAGTYWTQLFGMSG; from the coding sequence ATGCTCGACCTGGTCCCGGGCGGAAACGTGTTCCTGCCCGGCGGTGTCCTCGCGATCCGGGTGCCGGGCCCCTTCGATCTGTCCGTCCTGATCACCGGCGACGACGGAAAGGTGTCCGGCGACGGGGACTTCGTCTTCTACAACCAGCCGTCGGCGCCCGGCGCCCGACTGCGGGGCGACACGGTCACGGTGGACGTGGGGCGGCTGCGTGCCGGGGCGAGCGGGGTCACGGTGGTCGTGAGCGCGGCCGACCCGTCCGTCCCGCTGGGCGGGCTGCCCGCGCCCACGCTGTCGGTGACACGAGCGGACAAACCGGGCCCGTCCCTCGCCCGGTTCACCCCGCCACGCCCGGCGCACGAGAGCGTCCTGCTGCTCGCGGAGATCTACCGCCGGGGCGGCGGGTGGAAGCTGCGGGCGCTGGGGCAGGGGTACGCGGACGGGCTGGCCGGGGTCGCGCGTGACTTCGGCATCGAGGTGGCCGAGGACAGCGCCCCGCCCGCCGTCTCCACCCCCACGGTCCCCGGCGACGGGGTGGTCGCTCTCGTCAACGCCGAGCGCTCACGCTCCGGTGCGCCGCCCGTTTCCGCCGACGCCCGTCTCACGGCGGCCGCGCAGGCGCACTGCGCCGGCATGGCGGCCGAGGGCCGGCTCGGGGCCGCGCCCCGGTCGGGTGCGTCCCTCTTTCAGCGGATCACGGCCCAGGGGTACACGTATCTGACCGTCGCCGAGCAGTTGGTCTCCGGTCCTCGTACGGAGGCGGACCTCCTCGCGTACTGCCTGACCGACGCGCGCATGGGCCGTACGGTCCGCGACCCGGCCCTCTCGCAGGTCGGCGTCGGCCGGGCGCGGGCCCCCGGCGGGGACATCTTCTGGACGGCGGTGTGGGCCCGCCCGCTGACCCCGCACGGCCTGGCGTCCGTCGCCTCCGACGTCGTGGCGCTCACGAACGCGGAGCGTACGGCCGCCCGCCTGCGCCCCCTGTCCGACGACCCCCGGCTGACGACGGCGGCGCAGGCGCACAGCGACGAGATGGTCGCGCGGGGCTTCTACTCGCACACGAGCCCGGACGGGCGGCAGCCCTGGGACCGGGCCGCCGCCGCCGGCTGCACACACCGCGGCACAGGCGAGAACATCGCGTGCGGTCAGCGCTCGGCCGCCGAGGTGGTCCGGGGCTGGATGGACAGCCCCGGACACCGCGCCAACATCCTGAAGCCGGACTTCACCCACATAGGCATCGGCTTCCACGGCGGCGGTGAGGCCGGTACGTACTGGACCCAGCTGTTCGGCATGTCGGGGTAG
- a CDS encoding pyridoxal-phosphate dependent enzyme, which produces MPRLSPATPQLSVPVHDHITDAMKAPAFLRLSGNVVLARFETMKVYAALGAVRALLERGRVVPGQTLVDSSSGIYALALAMACHRYGLRCHIVASTTVDATMRAQLEVLGATVDQMPPSRSLRLDQERRVRHVRQLLADRPDFHWMRQYHDGVHHTGYRELADLAAAALPGEDLTVVGTVGTGASTGGLTRALRADGRTVRLVGIQPFGSVTFGSEGFSDPEAIIAGIGSSIPFGNVRHELYDTMHWLDFRHAMAGSVALLRQHAVFAGLSTGAAHLVAGWEAARDPRRTHLVLGADTGHRYAERVFARHAEASDPSALRPERIDELAELRPPWAVLEWAGRPAPPAAVVTPESEAVR; this is translated from the coding sequence ATGCCCCGGCTCAGCCCCGCCACCCCCCAGCTCTCGGTCCCCGTGCACGACCACATCACCGACGCCATGAAAGCCCCGGCCTTCCTCCGGCTCTCGGGAAATGTGGTGCTGGCCCGCTTCGAGACCATGAAGGTGTACGCGGCGCTCGGCGCCGTACGCGCGCTGCTCGAACGCGGCCGGGTCGTGCCCGGTCAGACCCTCGTGGACAGTTCGAGCGGCATCTACGCCCTCGCGCTCGCGATGGCCTGCCACCGGTACGGTCTGCGCTGCCACATCGTGGCCTCGACCACCGTGGACGCCACGATGCGCGCCCAGTTGGAGGTACTCGGCGCCACCGTCGACCAGATGCCGCCCTCGCGGAGCCTGCGGCTCGACCAGGAGCGGCGTGTCCGGCACGTGCGCCAACTCCTCGCCGACCGTCCGGACTTCCACTGGATGCGGCAGTACCACGACGGGGTGCACCACACCGGCTACCGAGAGCTGGCCGACCTGGCCGCCGCCGCCCTGCCCGGGGAGGACCTGACCGTCGTGGGCACCGTCGGCACCGGCGCGTCGACCGGTGGGCTCACGCGGGCGCTGCGCGCGGACGGCCGTACGGTACGGCTGGTGGGCATCCAGCCCTTCGGCAGTGTGACGTTCGGCAGCGAGGGCTTCAGCGACCCGGAAGCGATCATCGCGGGCATCGGCAGCTCCATCCCCTTCGGGAACGTGCGGCACGAGTTGTACGACACCATGCACTGGCTCGACTTCCGGCACGCCATGGCCGGTTCGGTGGCACTGCTGAGGCAGCACGCGGTGTTCGCGGGGCTGTCCACGGGCGCCGCGCACCTCGTCGCCGGCTGGGAGGCGGCCCGCGATCCGCGCCGTACGCATCTGGTCCTCGGCGCCGACACCGGACACCGTTACGCGGAGCGGGTGTTCGCGCGGCACGCCGAGGCGTCCGACCCGAGCGCCCTGCGTCCCGAGCGCATCGACGAACTCGCCGAACTTCGC
- a CDS encoding alpha/beta hydrolase, translating to MTTYRNNSRKTLLLALSAAVVAGSLAVAGPVGGARAVEGGGGLEWEPCARAGGPAGQECAELEVPLDYGKPGGRQLTLAVSRVRSEEPQARRGTLLFIPGGPGGSGVQALTRKGNALLGELDGAYDVVSFDPRGVGGSTTASCGLDADDRYLAKLRSWPGADGRIGENVARSRRTAEACDENGGAVLRSFTSANEVRDIERFRQALGEEKLSAWGTSYGTYIGAVYAQKYPERTDRWVLDSSGDPDPTRVERGWMANTSRAVEDRFPDFAAWAADPDRDGEGLRLAERPEDVRPLFIALAAQLDREPKESTTEGNPLTGAMLRQAFLNGLYGDSVFPQLARLVLAAQDPAARPVLSPDLAQPLRDEDASVTIAVICNDVRWPASVGGYARATKEDRARYPLTAGMPGNILPCAFWKNGPAEKPTRITDRGPSNILMIQSLRDPSTPYFGALKMREALGDRARLVTVDQGGHGMYLANGNACGDSLVTAFLTTGERPERDVYCAS from the coding sequence ATGACGACTTACCGGAACAACAGCCGAAAGACACTCCTCCTCGCCCTCTCCGCCGCCGTCGTGGCCGGGTCGCTGGCCGTCGCCGGGCCCGTCGGGGGCGCGCGGGCCGTCGAGGGTGGGGGCGGGCTGGAGTGGGAGCCGTGCGCGCGGGCCGGGGGGCCCGCCGGGCAGGAGTGCGCGGAGTTGGAGGTGCCGCTGGACTACGGGAAGCCCGGCGGGCGGCAGTTGACGCTCGCCGTCTCGCGGGTGCGGAGCGAGGAGCCGCAGGCGCGGCGCGGGACGCTGCTGTTCATCCCCGGCGGGCCCGGCGGGTCCGGGGTGCAGGCGCTGACCAGAAAGGGGAACGCGCTGCTGGGAGAGCTGGACGGCGCGTACGACGTCGTGAGCTTCGATCCGCGCGGGGTCGGCGGCAGCACGACGGCGAGTTGCGGGCTCGACGCGGACGACCGGTACCTGGCGAAGCTGCGGTCGTGGCCCGGCGCCGACGGGCGGATCGGCGAGAACGTGGCCCGCTCGCGCCGCACCGCCGAGGCGTGCGACGAGAACGGGGGCGCGGTGCTGCGGAGCTTCACCTCCGCCAACGAGGTGCGGGACATCGAGCGGTTCCGGCAGGCGCTGGGGGAGGAGAAGCTGTCGGCGTGGGGGACCTCGTACGGCACGTACATCGGTGCCGTGTACGCGCAGAAGTACCCGGAGAGGACCGACCGCTGGGTGCTGGACAGCAGCGGTGACCCGGACCCGACGCGTGTCGAGCGGGGCTGGATGGCCAACACGTCCAGGGCCGTGGAGGACCGCTTCCCCGACTTCGCCGCCTGGGCCGCCGATCCGGACCGGGACGGCGAAGGGCTGCGGCTGGCCGAACGGCCCGAGGACGTAAGGCCGTTGTTCATCGCGCTCGCGGCCCAACTGGACCGTGAGCCCAAGGAGTCGACCACCGAGGGCAATCCGCTGACCGGCGCCATGCTGCGGCAGGCGTTCCTGAACGGCCTCTACGGCGACTCGGTCTTCCCTCAGCTCGCCCGGCTCGTCCTGGCGGCCCAGGACCCGGCCGCCAGGCCCGTCCTGTCCCCGGACCTCGCCCAGCCGCTGCGCGACGAGGACGCGTCGGTCACGATCGCAGTGATCTGCAACGACGTGCGCTGGCCGGCCTCCGTGGGCGGATACGCGCGGGCCACGAAGGAGGACCGGGCCCGTTATCCGCTCACCGCGGGCATGCCCGGGAACATCCTGCCCTGCGCCTTCTGGAAGAACGGCCCGGCGGAGAAGCCGACCCGGATCACGGACCGGGGCCCGTCCAACATCCTGATGATCCAGAGCCTGCGGGACCCGTCCACCCCCTACTTCGGCGCTCTGAAGATGCGTGAGGCGCTGGGCGACCGCGCCAGGCTCGTCACCGTGGACCAGGGCGGCCACGGCATGTACCTGGCCAACGGCAACGCGTGCGGCGACAGCTTGGTCACCGCGTTCCTGACGACGGGCGAGCGCCCGGAGCGGGACGTGTACTGCGCGAGCTGA
- a CDS encoding serine/threonine-protein kinase has protein sequence MPQQPIAGRYELLEELSNGGMGDVWRGYDAVLDRPVAVKKIRQQAVVGSPQIAEEFAKRFRREARITARIQHPGVPQVYDAVLDDTHERLFLVMELVDGVPLSTYINPERPLPVSWAAAVAAQVSTVLSYAHDVPVIHRDLKPGNILVARDGTVKVLDFGIAAMLRTDVTKLTATGSPIGTYQYMAPEQVRGGRTTPQTDLYALGCVLHELLSGRLLFTADSEYMVMHQHVNAAPTPLRALRPDVPSALEELVLHLLLKAPESRPADVQEVYERLRPFLPSPGEQAVPGEGGPDGAPDPTGIFRRPYAPRARAAQGGATPAVGVNAAQAAPVPVPAQLSEEIRDAYAHSDALLEEWRFGQAVEVLSEIIEPAARALGTDNPKVLELRMRRAAVRLLGGDYRAALPEFDALADAFARTGGPTGERARACRAQAARCRAELGHVTEALGALRGVLDVVRAVDGDVSEEAVELRRDIGMLLLAQGLATEADLVLGPLHNDLVLVFGPADEMTEEVAEALAVIRLDLDGNAT, from the coding sequence GTGCCACAGCAGCCGATCGCCGGTCGTTACGAACTCCTGGAGGAGCTCAGCAACGGCGGCATGGGGGACGTGTGGCGCGGCTACGACGCCGTACTCGACCGACCGGTGGCCGTGAAGAAGATCCGGCAGCAGGCGGTCGTCGGCTCTCCGCAGATCGCCGAGGAGTTCGCCAAGCGGTTCCGTCGCGAAGCCCGCATCACCGCGCGGATCCAGCACCCCGGTGTGCCTCAGGTGTACGACGCGGTTCTCGACGACACGCACGAGCGGCTGTTCCTGGTGATGGAGTTGGTCGACGGGGTTCCGTTGTCCACGTACATCAACCCCGAGCGACCTCTGCCGGTCAGCTGGGCGGCAGCCGTGGCGGCGCAGGTCTCCACCGTGCTCTCATACGCGCACGACGTGCCGGTGATCCACCGCGATCTCAAGCCGGGCAACATCCTCGTCGCGCGCGACGGGACGGTGAAGGTTCTCGACTTCGGCATCGCCGCCATGTTGCGGACCGATGTCACCAAACTGACGGCGACGGGCAGCCCCATCGGCACGTACCAGTACATGGCGCCCGAGCAGGTACGCGGCGGGCGGACCACACCGCAGACCGACCTGTACGCCCTGGGTTGTGTCCTGCACGAACTACTGAGCGGTCGCCTGCTGTTCACGGCGGACAGCGAGTACATGGTGATGCATCAGCACGTCAACGCCGCCCCCACACCGTTGCGCGCCCTGCGCCCCGACGTGCCGAGCGCTCTGGAAGAACTCGTCCTGCATCTGCTGCTGAAGGCGCCCGAGTCACGGCCGGCCGATGTGCAGGAGGTCTACGAGCGGCTGCGGCCGTTCCTGCCGTCGCCTGGTGAGCAGGCCGTCCCGGGTGAAGGCGGCCCGGACGGGGCGCCCGACCCGACCGGGATCTTCCGCCGCCCGTACGCACCGCGCGCCCGCGCCGCGCAGGGTGGGGCGACGCCCGCCGTCGGCGTGAACGCCGCTCAGGCCGCTCCTGTCCCCGTCCCCGCTCAGCTGAGTGAGGAGATCAGGGACGCGTACGCCCACTCCGACGCCCTGCTTGAGGAATGGCGGTTCGGGCAGGCCGTCGAAGTGCTGAGCGAGATCATTGAGCCCGCGGCGCGTGCTCTCGGCACGGACAACCCGAAGGTCTTGGAGTTGCGCATGCGGCGGGCGGCTGTTCGCCTGCTCGGCGGCGACTATCGTGCCGCGCTGCCCGAGTTCGACGCCCTCGCCGACGCCTTCGCGCGGACCGGTGGACCCACGGGCGAGCGGGCACGCGCCTGCCGGGCCCAGGCCGCCCGCTGCCGCGCCGAACTCGGCCATGTCACGGAGGCGTTGGGGGCTCTACGCGGCGTACTCGATGTCGTCCGGGCCGTCGACGGTGACGTGAGTGAGGAAGCCGTCGAACTCCGGCGGGACATTGGAATGTTGCTGTTGGCCCAGGGACTTGCCACCGAGGCCGACCTGGTCCTCGGACCGCTCCACAACGACTTGGTCCTGGTGTTCGGCCCGGCTGACGAAATGACCGAAGAAGTAGCCGAAGCACTTGCCGTGATTCGCCTGGACCTTGACGGAAACGCCACTTGA